One Treponema primitia ZAS-1 genomic window, AACCATCACTAAACGTAATTCCCTGTCCCGATTGACCACCGTCTCCACCATCACCGTCACCGTCTCCACCATCACCATCACCATCACCATCACCAGTCCAAGCTACGCTTAAACTTTTATTAGAAAAAGTTTTTGATGAATATTGTTTTGATACTGTAATATTTTCAGGTTGTGCAGGGCCACTTAAACTATAAGAGTTATCCGGTGTAATATAAATTCTAATATTCAAGGTCGTATCAGTAAACCCGTTCCTCCAAAATAATGGAATACTTGTTGTTGCTGCTTTAATTGGTACAGTCGTAATGGTTGAATCAGTTAAACTATTACCACCATAAACACGGCCTGAACCATTTCCACCATTTACGTTATTGCCTTGAACAGTAATGTAATATGATTTATCAATATAGTCAGAAGGGATATTAGTGACCTCCAAAGTTCCTTCTTTAGTTATTCCACCACCACCTCCAGCAGCAGCCCATTTGGCATATACCGTTATACCTCCTGTAACAGAACTTGTTTCTGTAAATTTCGTTCCACTATCAGTTGGATTTATATACCATCCTTCAAAATTACTTCCTGATTTTGTAGGTGTAGGTAATGGTCCTACTTTATCACCAGTAACGACTTGAATGGTTGTAGGACTAACAGTTCCCCCATCAGGATTAAAGGTTATCGTATATGTTGCAGGCTTATCTGTGTTTCCCCATCTTGCATATATCGTAATGTCAGCTATCACCTTAGTTGAGGATGTGAACTCTCCACCCCAAACATCATTTGTTCCATCACTGGTAAACCATCCCCAGAAGACAGTGTCACCTGTCGTTTTGGTGGGTGTAGGTAAATTTCCTATTGCGCTACCTTCTTTTACTATTTCACTTCCGGGGGTTACTGTTCCACCGTTAGCATTAAAGATTACCGTATATTCAGTTTTAGGATCCTCCGGTCCCGGGCATCCCGTCAATACCATTCCAAATACCATCGCCATGCCGAGTATTGCTATTAAAAAAATATTCTTCTTCACATTCATCTCCTTGAAAATGTATTTAATAGGCATAAACCCATTATTCCTTGTTGCTATCCTCTTTTTGCTCTTGCTTATCAAGAATAGAGGGAATAATCGTATTTTGGGTACGGACAAGAAATTTTGTAATAGCGAGTATTGATAATTTGTTTTCTTCTGTCAGAGCCGGAAAATTCTTGTTAAAGGTTTCAAGCATTTTTTCTTTGTCCTTTGCCATAGCTCCTCCTTACAAATATTCCTCACAAATCGCCAAAACCCTATTACAGGGCAGTATATTACCCGGTAATAGGTAAGTCAATACCCTATAATGGAGTCTTTTACCTTGCTATAATCGATTTTTAATAGTATAGTTAGGAGTGTTATGGATAGGACGGTCAATGAACGCTTAGCACAAGCACGGCACGAGCTAAAACTATCCCAGGTAAAATTTTCCAAGGGGATACACCTAAAAAGTAGCGGTTATTATTCTGACATAGAAATCGGCCGGCACGAAGTTAATGACCGTATTATAGAACTGGCATCATCGGTCTATGGGATAAATAAGCACTGGTTAAAAACCGGTGAAGGGAAA contains:
- a CDS encoding helix-turn-helix domain-containing protein; the encoded protein is MDRTVNERLAQARHELKLSQVKFSKGIHLKSSGYYSDIEIGRHEVNDRIIELASSVYGINKHWLKTGEGKMFDRQIDQKFEEMAILFQELNPDFQSYVLTQIKNLIKLQNLKK
- a CDS encoding InlB B-repeat-containing protein; the encoded protein is MKKNIFLIAILGMAMVFGMVLTGCPGPEDPKTEYTVIFNANGGTVTPGSEIVKEGSAIGNLPTPTKTTGDTVFWGWFTSDGTNDVWGGEFTSSTKVIADITIYARWGNTDKPATYTITFNPDGGTVSPTTIQVVTGDKVGPLPTPTKSGSNFEGWYINPTDSGTKFTETSSVTGGITVYAKWAAAGGGGGITKEGTLEVTNIPSDYIDKSYYITVQGNNVNGGNGSGRVYGGNSLTDSTITTVPIKAATTSIPLFWRNGFTDTTLNIRIYITPDNSYSLSGPAQPENITVSKQYSSKTFSNKSLSVAWTGDGDGDGDGGDGDGDGGDGGQSGQGITFSDGLPSGEFKIKIFSSTLNDDDIGDGLDHGTYVTLGLSSVVSDNTVTLLLESGNTWNASGSFIVLLETGPSGSHTYKRATVTFTNGSGTVAKASMVDWSRNVENTKFEGTWFWAESDRGLVFSGNNFLNKRNGEDDMKGTFTFTDTQITFNVSNVWEDGQWKLPGSTEQQDIKNYTLVGDILTIIGEHNAEYVKQDSTGTMIIDNGTTVNGCAYSQKTDTITDSNDNKSTQYLLSISYDAALALNTNKLGSPDGDQNSLYANTNLSSGTDWVILEYNEYRYSEGSISYTNQVRLVQNSSTSSGKRWNTQRSE